The Struthio camelus isolate bStrCam1 chromosome 17, bStrCam1.hap1, whole genome shotgun sequence genome window below encodes:
- the CFAP251 gene encoding cilia- and flagella-associated protein 251, whose translation PGAGQRDARPGKQASGQRAAGSASAVWTAEPGQLFREDKPIRAHPLSLSWALGYNSELAVHSLRDGEARLLLYACSHTLVLHDVPGNRQSHLQGHANVISCLCVSEDRRWVATADRGPDPLIIVWDSFSGIPVRTIFDSHPADGVAALALSHDAKYLVTVSAGTVQRVGVWKWTCPSEAPVCGAELRPEFGRQDYVAFNPQNPYEFVSNSKTQVIFYQWSDAGLQYGAPPLSQRTFGKAVGCFSQSVFHFNNSQALTGTSAGKLVVWDAVCPRSRPRELRAKPHAMKAIKLVPMQKDGLTVLTVSESYFVTGDVKGDVKFYDGQLQLVNWYSHLRAGPIRSISFSTSPASAAADYATSCTVGGQPFAVRNFILSTSDATVLHVATDGTKYEKVMEEAKRAVNAIACHPSQVLIAVGSHCGLLKVWDYQQTKYLVSRIFVEASIQCLSYDPEGSLLAAGFTDGSVYILDAISLQSSCKEFKFSRGPVTHISFSHDSEYLATADEKCSVTVYRRVLRNGQRCWEHLAGLYSHYKPIRSILFGVQLDSDEPRLLSLGEDRQLVEYDLNSSSKDHLVVLHRDRVEQAAVPLCLAWYPQLSTESFILTANSCYKMKLYNTTTKMCRKTLLGPTYGSPLEKMQILPMTNPMDPQKHYLAYITKDKVGVQILPVDGNPHKSSAFICHPDGAANLAVSYDGRYVFTAGGDDRTVMKWEVNLTALEAAVPLGGEDLVPFYNLLDGGRDGEFFRELEDYFYYAQLRSHGIDTMETRQVSTHIPLEEIPFVMRAMGFYPSEEKIEEMMNEVKFSEYVDTGKQVTKINLGDFIRLYINHRPAFGLSMKKIRRAFQVLGYDNENGEKVIDKGDLLLLLQCRGEHMTEEELAACLTTLLGMNPEGGITKPGTSDTSGAAALLEEEIPDEITAEIFTADILGLPIPEPEKNRTEKRDESWIHEGSEA comes from the exons ccgggcgccgggcagcgggacGCGCGGCCGGGGAAGCAGGCGAGCGGCCAGCGCGCCGCGGGCTCGGCCAGCGCGGTGTGGACGGCCGAGCCGGGTCAGCTCTTCCGGGAGGACAAGCCGATCCGCGCGCACCCCCTG AGCCTGTCCTGGGCGTTGGGCTACAACAGCGAGCTGGCGGTGCACAGCCTGCGGGACGGCGAGGCCCGGCTGCTGCTCTACGCCTGCTCCCACACCCTCGTCCTCCACGACGTCCCGGGGAACCGGCAGTCCCACCTGCAG ggtcACGCCAACGTCATCTCGTGCCTGTGCGTGAGCGAGGACAGGCGCTGGGTGGCGACAGCCGACCGGGGGCCGGATCCGCTCATCATCGTCTGGGACTCCTTCTCCGG GATCCCCGTGCGCACCATCTTCGACAGCCACCCGGCCGACGGCGTCGCGGCTCTCGCTCTCTCCCACGACGCAAAGTATTTGGTGACCGTCAGCGCCGGTACGGTGCAG AGAGTCGGGGTTTGGAAGTGGACCTGCCCCAGCGAGGCGCCCGTGTGCGGCGCGGAGCTCAGGCCCGAGTTCGGGCGCCAG GATTACGTCGCTTTTAACCCCCAAAACCCCTACGAGTTTGTCAGCAACAGTAAAACGCAGGTGATATTTTACCAGTGG AGCGATGCTGGTTTGCAGTACGGCGCGCCGCCCCTGAGCCAGCGG ACCTTCGGCAAAGCGGTGGGATGCTTCAGCCAGTCCGTTTTTCACTTTAACAACTCGCAAGCCCTGACGGGCACCTCGGCTGGGAAGCTGGTGGTGTGGGACGCCGTCtgtccccgctcccggccccgggagcTGCGGGCGAAGCCGCACGCCATGAAGGCCATCAAACTGGTGCCCATGCAGAAGGACGGCCTCACCGTGCTCACCGTGTCGGAGAG CTATTTTGTAACGGGCGATGTCAAAGGTGACGTCAAATTCTACGACGGGCAGCTGCAGCTTGTGAACTGGTACAGCCACCTCCGCGCGGGCCCCATCCGCTCCATCTCCTTCTCCACGtcccccgccagcgccgccgcggaCTACGCCACGTCCTGCACCGTCGGCGGCCAGCCCTTCGCGGTCAG GAACTTTATCCTTTCAACCTCTGATGCAACAGTGCTCCATGTTGCAACAGATGGGACAAAATATGAAAAAGTCATGGAGGAGGCCAAGAGAGCTGTGAACGCCATCGCGTGTCACCCCAGCCAAGTGCTCATTGCTGTAGGGAGTCACTgcgggctgctgaaggtgtgGGACTACCAGCAGACTAAGTACCTTGTTAGCAGGATATTCGTTGAGGCCAGCATCCAGTGCCTGTCCTACGACCCTGAAG GTTCTCTCCTGGCGGCTGGTTTTACTGATGGAAGCGTTTACATCCTCGATGCTATTTCCCTCCAGTCCAGCTGCAAAGAGTTCAAGTTCTCGCGAGGCCCCGTGACTCATATTAGCTTCTCGCATGATTCTGAATACCTTGCCACCGCT GACGAGAAATGCTCGGTGACTGTTTACAGAAGAGTCCTGCGAAACGGGCAGAGGTGCTGGGAACATCTGGCAGGGCTGTACTCCCACTACAAGCCCATCCGGAGCATCCTCTTTGGGGTGCAGCTAGACAGCGATGAGCCCAGGCTCTTAAGCCTTGGGGAGGACAGGCAGCTG GTTGAATATGACCTAAATAGCAGCAGCAAGGACCACCTGGTGGTCTTGCACCGGGACAGGGTAGAGCAGGCAGCTGTGCCCCTGTGCTTGGCCTGGTACCCGCAGCTCAGCACAGAGTCCTTCATCCTCACTGCCAATAGCTGCTACAAGATGAAGCTCTACAATACCACGACCAAAATGTGCAG AAAGACCCTTTTGGGACCAACCTATGGTTCCCCTCTGGAGAAGATGCAAATACTCCCGATGACAAACCCGATGGACCCCCAGAAACACTATCTGGCTTACATTACAAAGGACAAG GTCGGCGTGCAGATTTTGCCTGTGGACGGCAACCCCCACAAGTCTTCGGCTTTCATCTGCCACCCAGACGGCGCGGCCAACCTCGCCGTCTCCTACGACGGCCGCTACGTCTTCACGGCGGGGGGGGACGACCGCACTGTTATGAAGTGGGAGGTTAACCTGAC TGCTTTGGAGGCCGCCGTTCCCCTGGGCGGGGAGGACTTGGTGCCCTTCTACAACCTGCTGGATGGCGGCAGAGACGGCGAATTCTTCAGG GAACTGGAAGACTATTTTTACTACGCACAGCTGCGCAGCCACGGTATTGATACAATGGAGACCAGACAGGTGTCAACACACATTCCCTTGGAGGAAATTCCTTTTGTAATGAGAGCAATGGGATTTTATCCATCAGAGGAAAAG ATTGAAGAAATGATGAATGAAGTAAAATTCAGCGAGTATGTGGATACTGGAAAACAAGTGACAAAAATCAATTTAGGGGATTTTATCAGACTTTATATAAATCATCGACCTGCGTTTGGCTTGTCAATGAAAAAAATACGGAGAGCGTTTCAGGTTCTTGGTTATGATAATGAGAACGGAGAAAAAGTTATTGACAAAGGAGACTTACTGTTGCTGCTTCAGTGCAGAG GAGAGCATATGACAGAAGAAGAGCTGGCAGCATGTCTGACTACCTTGCTGGGCATGAATCCAGAGGGAGGAATAACTAAACCGGGCACCTCCGATACCTCAG GTGCAGCAGCTTTACTGGAAGAAGAAATTCCAGATGAAATCACAGCAGAGATATTCACTGCTGACATTCTTGGCTTACCTATTCCTgaaccagaaaaaaacagaacagaaaaaagagatGAATCTTGGATCCACGAAGGCTCGGAAGCATAG